The following are encoded together in the Verrucomicrobiota bacterium genome:
- the ilvD gene encoding dihydroxy-acid dehydratase: MKKAKKKNYTRPHSSVMVDGPSRAGSRAMLRAVGFNDNDFNKPQIGIASTWSMVTPCNMHIDELAREACAGTDKAGGKGVIFNTITVSDGISMGTEGMKYSLVSREVIADSIEAVVGCEGFDGFVAIGGCDKNMPGAMIAIARLNRPAVFVYGGTILPGCLKSTGKPIDIVSVYEGIGAHANKKITSKQLLEIEKCAIPGAGSCGGMYTANTMASAIEAMGMSLPNSSAQNAISKHKILDSRQAGAAVVNMLKLGIRPHDIMTKEAFENSITTAMALGGSTNLVLHILAIAHARGLKLSLDDFTRIGKKVPCLGDLKPFGRFFMSDLIKIGGMLPLMKLLLEEGLLHGDCMTVTGKTLKENLKSVKHYPKSQQIIRPLSNPIKKESHLVVLKGNLAPGGAIAKITGKEGLKFSGTAHVFDSEEAAIIKIQDGTIKKGHVIVIRYEGPKGGPGMREMLSPTAAVMGRGLGHHVALVTDGRFSGGSHGFVVGHITPEAAVGGPIALVQNGDQVTIDAANRVLTLHIPAVELKKRRAKWKPKAPRYTKGLLAKFAATCASASEGAVTDKNLNLNFGS; this comes from the coding sequence ATGAAAAAAGCGAAAAAGAAGAATTACACCCGCCCGCACTCATCCGTGATGGTGGATGGCCCTTCCCGGGCCGGAAGCCGCGCCATGCTCCGTGCTGTGGGATTTAATGACAATGATTTTAACAAGCCCCAAATCGGGATCGCCTCCACCTGGAGTATGGTCACCCCGTGTAATATGCACATCGACGAGCTCGCCCGTGAAGCCTGTGCTGGCACCGATAAGGCCGGGGGTAAAGGCGTGATATTTAATACGATCACTGTCTCCGACGGGATATCAATGGGCACCGAAGGCATGAAATACTCCCTCGTGTCACGCGAGGTCATCGCCGACTCGATCGAGGCTGTCGTGGGTTGTGAAGGATTCGACGGATTTGTCGCCATCGGCGGGTGTGACAAGAATATGCCCGGGGCCATGATCGCCATTGCTCGGCTCAACCGCCCGGCGGTCTTTGTGTACGGCGGGACCATCCTGCCAGGATGCCTCAAGAGCACGGGTAAACCTATCGACATCGTCAGTGTCTATGAGGGAATCGGCGCCCATGCTAATAAGAAAATCACCAGTAAACAACTCTTAGAAATCGAAAAATGCGCCATCCCGGGTGCTGGTTCCTGCGGGGGTATGTACACGGCAAATACCATGGCATCCGCCATTGAAGCCATGGGCATGAGCCTGCCAAATAGCTCGGCTCAAAATGCCATCTCCAAACATAAAATCCTCGATAGCCGCCAAGCCGGGGCTGCCGTGGTAAATATGCTCAAGCTCGGCATCCGTCCCCATGACATCATGACCAAGGAAGCCTTCGAGAACTCGATCACCACGGCCATGGCCCTCGGGGGATCGACTAACCTCGTCCTGCACATCCTGGCTATCGCCCATGCCCGCGGGCTTAAACTCAGTCTCGATGACTTCACCCGCATCGGCAAAAAAGTCCCTTGCCTCGGTGATCTCAAACCTTTCGGGCGTTTTTTCATGAGTGACCTGATCAAAATCGGCGGCATGTTACCATTGATGAAACTCTTGCTGGAGGAAGGCCTTCTCCACGGTGATTGCATGACCGTGACGGGCAAGACCCTGAAAGAAAATCTCAAGTCAGTGAAACATTATCCTAAATCCCAGCAGATCATCCGCCCCCTGAGTAACCCGATCAAAAAAGAGAGCCATCTGGTCGTACTGAAAGGTAACCTGGCACCGGGTGGGGCGATCGCAAAGATCACGGGCAAGGAAGGCCTGAAATTTTCCGGTACAGCCCATGTTTTTGATTCGGAAGAAGCGGCGATTATCAAAATCCAGGACGGGACAATTAAAAAAGGTCATGTCATCGTGATTCGTTATGAAGGGCCAAAGGGCGGACCGGGCATGCGCGAAATGCTCTCCCCGACAGCCGCTGTCATGGGACGCGGACTCGGCCATCATGTCGCCTTGGTCACCGACGGGCGCTTTAGCGGAGGTAGCCATGGATTTGTCGTCGGACATATCACTCCGGAGGCCGCTGTCGGCGGACCGATCGCCTTAGTCCAAAATGGTGACCAAGTGACGATTGATGCCGCTAACCGAGTGCTCACCCTCCATATTCCTGCTGTTGAACTCAAAAAACGCCGGGCAAAATGGAAACCAAAAGCTCCCCGTTATACAAAAGGTCTCCTCGCAAAGTTTGCAGCCACATGTGCCTCCGCTTCCGAAGGAGCCGTTACGGATAAAAATCTGAATCTTAATTTCGGTTCATGA